Genomic DNA from Salinibacter pepae:
CTGCAATCGAACACTCTACTCAATTTGCCGGCAGACATGTCCGAGGTTTAGGGTAGTGCTGGTGTGCAATGAACGACCGGTCAACTGTTACCAGCACGAAAATCTGGAGGTTATCGAAGGCAGTTTTCCAGTACCTGACGAGGAATTGGGAAACATGGATGATAAGTTCAGGAAGCTGCGACGTGGTGCCCTACGACTTAAAGGTATCATGAGGAATGAAGAGTATTTCATGGCTGTCGATGCCGATGACCTTGTGCATCGGGGCTTAGCCAAAAAAGTAAACTCTGATGCATGCGAAAATGGATGGTACTTTCCGTATGGCTATATTTACCCAAACAATAGTTATTTTGTTTTCGTAAAAAATGAGTTTTATAAGTATTGCGGGACATCTTCAGTGGTAAAGTGCTATATTGAAGATATGCCTAATTCAGAGAAAGACTCAGGCTCGTTTTATCCTGGTGGTCACAGCAATATTGTAAAAAGGTATAACGACGCGGAAAGACCGCTCAAATCAATTGATTTTATTGGTGCGTGCTATACTGTAGACTCTGGCGAAAACCATTCTGGGGTATCCTGGAGAGGGTGGCATGGAAAAAAAAGATTCATAGAAAAAATGTTAAATATGAGGCCTATAATTTGGAATCAAATATCCCACAAGTTCGGGATGGGCTATTCTGAATAATAACTGTGCTGTTGATAGGGTGTGCTATCAAAAAATTACTAAAATACTTTCTTGTAGAAGCTCGATCGCTGAATCGAGGGGTCAGTGAATTTGAGTGCGGATCAGGTAACGAGGCAAAACATCAGTCGGGTCGTGGTTGCATGGACTACAGTCTCCGGCATCTCAAGAATGTGTAATCCCAAATCAGCCGGCTAATCCTTGGAACCAGCCAACTATCCGTTTAACTACCAATGGATTCAGAAGCAGACTGAAGCCTGGATCTTCCTCTTCCGCCTCTATAATCGAAGGAAGCGAATGGAAGCACCGTCCAACGAGTGACCCCAGAAGGCCCCTCACATGTTACCAGTAAAAGCCGCCCTCAAGCGAGTCACCCTTTCTACCAGACGTTTGGCGTTCGGCTTGCTGGGCACTTTGTTTATTTTCGTACTAACTGACACCTCCTGACTGAGAGATAAAATGACTGTAAAACAGCTACTAAAGAATATTCAAGGTGAAAAAGTATGGTACTGTCCAAATCCTGGCAATGCTGGTGATGCTTTGATTGCTGAAGGAACCTTTCAGATGCTTGAGAGATTAAACATCAAATATAACACAATACATAAAGATCAAAATGTCAACTTGAAAGGAGAAGTAGTTATTTATGGTGGTGGTGGATCATTCACTACGCGCTATGGTCACGTTAAGCAATTTATCGAAAAGCACAGAGGGCAAGCGAAAAGAATTATCGTTCTTCCTCAAAGCATACAGGGAAATAAAAACTTCATTTATAGCCTTGGAGGTAACGTCGATATATTTGCTCGTGAAAGGTATAGCTACGAGCATGCTAAAAAATCAAGCAAAAATGCAAATGTATACATCGACCAAGATATGGCACTTAACATAGATGTGCAAAAAGTGATCAGTAAAGCAAAATGTGGAATACTTTGTATGTCATTGGAGTCATTTGTAAAAAAAATGGTAGGATACAAAAAGGGATTTTATGTACCCTTCAAGAAAAATATGAGTTTTTGCTACAACTACATTTCAAATTCCATAATAGACAACGATGATGTGCTTAACTTCTACCGAAAAGATTCCGAGTCAATAATGGAAAAAGTGCCGGAAAATAACATAGATGTGTCTGATCTATTTACAACCGGAGTATTTAATAAACATACGGCTCTAGCCTCAAGTTATTTCTTTTTAAAATTTGTAAACAGGTATAGTGTTATAAATACTGATAGGCTGCACGGCGCTATAGGGTCTATGTTGTTGAAAAAAGAGGTAAACTTTTATCCAAATGATTACCATAAGAGTGTTGGTGTATATGAGTATTCTATTGAAGGTGAGTATGATAAAATAAGTTGGCACGGATAATTTACGAAGCTTAACTTTCAGGAATGACTGAGGTGAGTGTTAGTATCCTAATTCCCTGCTACAACGCCGAGCAGTGGATTGGCGAGGCTATCGAGAGCGCGCTGGCACAGACATACCCCCACACGGAGGTGATCGTGTGGGATGATGGGTCCACCGACGGGAGTGCTGATGTCATCGCCTCGTACGAGCCGAACATCACGTGGGGAAGCGGGCCCAACCGAGGCGGAGCAGCGGCGCGCAATGAACTGCTAGAGCGCGCCTCTGGATCGTGGATCCAGTATCTGGATGCCGATGATTATCTGGAGTCTGACAAGCTCACCCAGCAGGTAGAGGATCTACAGGTTTCTCCGCAAGATGTGGATGTGTTGTACGGGCCGGTCACGATGCAGTACGAGCAAGAAGAAGGAGTGCGAAAGGACGTGCTGCCGATTGAGTATCCAGACGATCCCTGGGCGTCGCTTGTGACGTGGGACCTTCCGCAAACGGGGGGGCCGCTCTGGCGAAAAGGGGCCATCATGGATGTTGGCGGATGGAAAGAGGATCAACCCGTATGTCAAGAGCACGAACTGTATCTGCGGCTGTTGATGGCTGACAAGAACTTTGTGTACGCCGATTCCGGAGGGGCCGTATACCGTCAGTGGAGCGAGGAGACGGTGTGTCGACGGGACCAACCCAAAACGTATCGGCACCGACTGGCCATCATGCGGCGGGCGGAGGAGTTTCTCATTGACCAGGACATGATGACCCCAGTGCGCCGCCGGGCGCTGAACCAGGCGTATTTGGAATGCAGCCGCATGGTCTGGCTTTTCGACCGGGACTGGGCCCGGTCAATAATTGCACATGTGGAAGCGATGAATGAAGGACAGTTTCAGCCCAGTGATCAGGTACCACGCTCGTATCGGTGGCTTTATCGGCTCTTTGGATTTAATACAGCTGAACGTGTGGCGGCCTGGAAACGAAAGTTGGTGTCGTAATGAGCAACGAGCAGCCTTTCTTTTCGGTTATGATTCCCGTATACAACCGGGCGGAGATGATCTCCGATACGCTGGAGTCCGTCTTCGATCAGGAATACGACGACTACGAGGTCATCGTCGTGGATGACGGCTCAACGGACGGTACCGTTGAGGTCGTGAAATCATACGGTGACCGGGTGACGCTCCTCCAGCAGGAAAACAGAGGCCCCGGGGCAGCTCGCAATACCGGTTTGGAGGAAGTGAAGGGCACGTATATAGCTTTTCTCGACAGCGATGATCGGTGGTTCCCCTGGACGCTGGCGGTGTACGACCAGGTAATTCATGCCCACGATCATCCTGCTTTCCTTGCGGGGAAACCATTTCTGTTTTCGGAGCCCGACGAATTAGGTTCAGTCTCGAGAG
This window encodes:
- a CDS encoding polysaccharide pyruvyl transferase family protein, whose translation is MTVKQLLKNIQGEKVWYCPNPGNAGDALIAEGTFQMLERLNIKYNTIHKDQNVNLKGEVVIYGGGGSFTTRYGHVKQFIEKHRGQAKRIIVLPQSIQGNKNFIYSLGGNVDIFARERYSYEHAKKSSKNANVYIDQDMALNIDVQKVISKAKCGILCMSLESFVKKMVGYKKGFYVPFKKNMSFCYNYISNSIIDNDDVLNFYRKDSESIMEKVPENNIDVSDLFTTGVFNKHTALASSYFFLKFVNRYSVINTDRLHGAIGSMLLKKEVNFYPNDYHKSVGVYEYSIEGEYDKISWHG
- a CDS encoding glycosyltransferase, which codes for MTEVSVSILIPCYNAEQWIGEAIESALAQTYPHTEVIVWDDGSTDGSADVIASYEPNITWGSGPNRGGAAARNELLERASGSWIQYLDADDYLESDKLTQQVEDLQVSPQDVDVLYGPVTMQYEQEEGVRKDVLPIEYPDDPWASLVTWDLPQTGGPLWRKGAIMDVGGWKEDQPVCQEHELYLRLLMADKNFVYADSGGAVYRQWSEETVCRRDQPKTYRHRLAIMRRAEEFLIDQDMMTPVRRRALNQAYLECSRMVWLFDRDWARSIIAHVEAMNEGQFQPSDQVPRSYRWLYRLFGFNTAERVAAWKRKLVS